A genome region from Hymenobacter tibetensis includes the following:
- a CDS encoding WD40 repeat domain-containing protein, with the protein MAFTHRPEVQKLAALTGHQDCVYTLAGTPGTGTFYSSGADGMVAVWNANATEQDGELVAKVENSVYALLHLPERNLLVVGHNFQGVQAIDLGARKLTFATALPPVAIFDMVYSETHQRLYVALGNGTLAVLRADDFRVEKLVPLSDKSLRCLTLHQQRNELAVAGSDWLIRILDATTLAVKHTLTGSTNSVFTASYSPDGRYLLTAGRDAHLRLWDAEAGYVEHHNIVAHLFTINHLAFSPDGQLLATCSMDKSIKLWDAETLALLRVVDKARHAGHGTSVNKLFWPGSQNRLVSCSDDRSLAVWQLS; encoded by the coding sequence ATGGCTTTCACACACCGCCCCGAAGTTCAGAAGCTCGCGGCCCTCACCGGGCACCAGGACTGTGTGTACACGCTAGCTGGCACGCCGGGCACCGGCACCTTCTACTCCAGCGGCGCCGATGGTATGGTGGCCGTCTGGAATGCCAACGCAACCGAGCAGGACGGTGAGTTGGTGGCGAAAGTGGAAAACTCGGTATATGCCCTGCTGCATCTGCCGGAGCGCAATCTATTGGTAGTGGGCCACAATTTCCAAGGCGTGCAAGCCATAGACTTGGGCGCCCGAAAACTAACCTTTGCCACCGCTCTGCCGCCGGTTGCCATCTTCGATATGGTGTATTCCGAAACCCACCAGCGGCTTTACGTGGCGCTAGGCAACGGAACCCTGGCCGTCTTGCGGGCCGATGACTTTCGGGTGGAAAAACTAGTGCCGCTCTCCGACAAAAGCCTGCGTTGTCTAACGCTTCATCAGCAGCGCAACGAACTAGCTGTGGCCGGTTCCGATTGGCTTATCCGGATTCTGGATGCCACCACGCTGGCTGTAAAACATACGCTTACGGGTAGCACGAATTCTGTTTTTACGGCATCCTATTCGCCGGACGGGCGCTATCTGCTGACGGCCGGGCGCGATGCCCATTTGCGCCTGTGGGACGCGGAAGCCGGCTACGTGGAGCACCACAATATTGTGGCACATTTGTTTACCATCAACCACCTGGCTTTCTCGCCAGATGGCCAGCTGCTGGCCACGTGTAGCATGGACAAGAGCATCAAGCTATGGGACGCCGAAACGCTGGCCTTACTGCGCGTAGTGGACAAGGCGCGGCACGCCGGACACGGAACATCTGTAAACAAGTTATTTTGGCCGGGAAGCCAGAATCGGCTAGTTTCGTGTAGCGACGACCGCAGCTTAGCCGTTTGGCAGCTGTCCTAA
- a CDS encoding 4'-phosphopantetheinyl transferase superfamily protein, translating into MPLHSLTPLSNHAILGLWLLEEPAATLLHALPPHYARSMPTGRDETRSTQWLAGRALAHELLRELTSTSAFLCNDANGRPFFEQLPAFAVSLSHSGQWVACVLRTHGRVGTDVELVRDKAQKLAPRFLSEAEQADAGDEAVKHSLYWSSKETLYKLHSRRGLVFKEQILLDPFKLREAGVLTGHLLLENSRSKHQIHYQRLASDYVLTYCLE; encoded by the coding sequence ATGCCGCTTCACTCCCTCACTCCTCTTTCCAACCACGCTATTTTGGGCTTGTGGCTGCTGGAAGAGCCTGCCGCTACCCTCCTCCACGCTCTTCCACCGCACTATGCCCGCAGCATGCCCACGGGTCGCGACGAGACACGTAGCACCCAATGGCTAGCAGGCCGAGCCTTGGCACACGAGCTATTACGGGAGCTTACTTCAACTTCCGCGTTTCTTTGTAATGATGCAAATGGCCGTCCTTTCTTTGAGCAGTTGCCTGCATTCGCCGTTTCTCTGTCGCACTCCGGCCAGTGGGTGGCGTGCGTGCTGCGTACGCACGGGCGAGTTGGCACAGATGTTGAACTAGTTCGCGACAAAGCGCAAAAGTTGGCGCCGCGGTTTCTATCGGAAGCCGAGCAAGCCGACGCTGGCGACGAAGCAGTTAAACATAGTCTCTATTGGAGTTCCAAAGAGACGCTCTATAAACTGCACAGTCGCCGGGGCCTGGTGTTTAAAGAGCAAATTCTGCTCGACCCGTTCAAGCTGCGGGAGGCCGGTGTACTGACGGGACACCTGCTCCTAGAAAACTCTCGCAGCAAACACCAAATCCACTATCAGCGCCTCGCTTCTGATTACGTATTAACTTACTGCCTCGAGTAA
- a CDS encoding redoxin domain-containing protein, whose amino-acid sequence MSLRRISIITAAALLFCTVAVGVARAQGGRTVDDFSLKNSANAEVALRSYASSKAVVVVFVNPNCAFTRLYQARLSALSTQYGGRGIQFLFIEAPINLDASADAGAKATGIDLPLLSDEGQKVSSLLGATKTPEAVVLQPVGSGFAVRYKGAIDDNPQVEGDTKEHYLQQVLDNLLGGRPAGVPDKRAAGCLIKRN is encoded by the coding sequence ATGTCCCTTCGCCGAATTTCTATTATCACCGCTGCGGCCCTCCTGTTTTGTACGGTGGCCGTGGGTGTAGCCCGCGCACAGGGAGGCCGCACAGTGGATGATTTCAGCTTAAAAAACAGTGCCAACGCTGAAGTAGCCCTACGCTCCTATGCAAGCAGCAAGGCCGTGGTGGTGGTGTTTGTCAACCCAAATTGCGCCTTTACGCGTCTGTATCAGGCACGCTTGTCGGCTTTGAGCACTCAGTATGGCGGACGCGGCATACAGTTTCTGTTCATTGAAGCTCCCATTAACCTCGATGCTAGTGCCGATGCTGGCGCAAAAGCTACGGGTATTGATTTGCCTCTGCTCAGTGACGAGGGCCAGAAGGTAAGCTCGCTGCTGGGAGCTACCAAAACCCCCGAAGCAGTGGTTTTGCAACCCGTTGGTAGTGGCTTTGCCGTGCGCTACAAGGGCGCCATCGACGATAACCCGCAAGTGGAAGGAGATACCAAGGAGCACTACCTACAGCAAGTTCTCGATAATCTGCTGGGTGGCCGGCCCGCTGGCGTACCCGACAAACGAGCTGCTGGCTGCCTAATTAAGCGCAACTAG
- a CDS encoding transglutaminase-like domain-containing protein — translation MTNKEIKALISLLDDPEVAPQIQEKIQTLGESLIPFLEESWEETLDSQQQQRLEDLIHKLQFEGLQQRLRVWRDSGSENLIEGMWLLNSYQYPDADLQVLNRAIEQLRFEVWTLLKPEMHPADQVQALNYVLFKAHKFAANTQNFHSPANSMLQRVLETRRGNPLTLCVIYLLVAQRLNLPIYGVNLPNLFVLTYRLDDLAVEPFYINCYNRGLVLSRTDIEHYVAQLNLTPNDIFYEPCSHVDIVRRALRNLQLSFEKLQEPAKAAEVNKLLAILTEEPSAATEAPSEPEGEE, via the coding sequence ATGACCAACAAAGAAATCAAAGCGCTTATCTCCCTGCTCGACGACCCCGAAGTTGCGCCGCAGATTCAGGAGAAAATTCAAACCCTTGGGGAAAGCCTGATTCCGTTTCTAGAAGAATCGTGGGAGGAAACACTGGACTCGCAGCAGCAGCAACGCCTTGAAGACCTAATTCATAAGCTGCAATTTGAAGGGCTGCAACAGCGCCTGCGAGTATGGCGCGACTCAGGCAGCGAAAACCTAATTGAAGGTATGTGGCTGCTGAACTCATATCAGTATCCCGACGCCGACTTGCAGGTGCTCAACCGGGCTATTGAACAGCTACGTTTCGAGGTTTGGACCCTGTTGAAGCCGGAAATGCACCCCGCCGACCAGGTGCAGGCACTCAACTACGTGCTGTTCAAGGCGCATAAGTTTGCGGCCAACACCCAAAACTTCCACTCGCCGGCCAACTCTATGTTGCAGCGCGTGCTGGAAACCCGCCGGGGTAATCCGCTCACGCTGTGCGTCATTTACCTGTTGGTAGCGCAGCGCCTGAACCTGCCCATCTACGGCGTGAACCTGCCCAACCTGTTTGTGCTTACCTACCGCCTCGACGACTTGGCGGTGGAGCCATTCTATATCAACTGCTACAACCGAGGCTTGGTCTTATCACGCACCGACATCGAGCATTACGTGGCGCAGCTCAACCTGACGCCTAACGACATCTTTTACGAGCCCTGCTCCCACGTTGATATTGTGCGTCGGGCCCTACGCAACTTGCAGTTAAGTTTCGAGAAGCTGCAGGAGCCTGCCAAAGCTGCCGAGGTAAACAAGCTGTTGGCCATCCTCACCGAAGAGCCATCTGCCGCCACGGAGGCGCCATCTGAACCGGAAGGAGAAGAATAG